The Coccidioides posadasii str. Silveira chromosome 2, complete sequence genomic interval TAGTCACGGGACCATCCGCAGGTGACGTCGATCCTGAGGGTTTCGCGACCAGGGGGCGCAACAGGTCGCGATCCAAGCTCAAGATGAAATCAGCATTCACAGGACAAATGCATTACATCTCACTCATATCACGACTTCTTCGAGCAAGGACTGGCGCTAGTGAATTTTATATGTTACGAAATTCCCTCTAGTCGCTTTTGATTTTCTCTCTGGATCGGGTTATACAGTGATTTCACCCCCTATTTCAGCAAGAACACTATTGGTTCCTAGTTACTATCTACATAACACTGAACATCAATACGGATAAATCTACCATGCCCGGGGGCTCGGTATATGCTGCGGGATCCGGGTCCGTCTCACGGACCAAAAGGAAGCGAGAGGAATACGGCCAAGTGGACGGATCGGCCCCTGTTACTTCCCCAAGGAAGACGAAAGGACTTCGTACCCTTTCCCGGAACAAGTCTGCTTCAGATGCTCCTGTATCCTTGGCTTGCCAGCCGAAACCCCCGGCTCCCGGCTCCAAACGGCGCAAGCGTGGCGCCGACGATGGTGTTGAAATGGTTCGCGAAGAAAAGAGGCTCCGCTCATTTCGGAAAAAGCCTCCTCAGTCCTATATCACAAAACTTACCAGGGCTACTCTCCAGAGGTACTATGCTCAGTGCACCTTTGCTGTTCAAAGCATCTATCTTTCTGTGGCGGGCTAGCTAACTATGCGGTCCCATGCAGAATGTTCATCGTCAAGAGGCAAAGGGAAGAGACCACAAGGGGCCCAGAAGAAACTGTGCATATTGTAGGCACAACAGGGAACATCTATAAAGTTGTAATTGGGAAGGTGCCTACTTGCTCTTGCCCCGACGCAATGAAGGGCAATCAATGCAAGCACATTGTTTATGTATGCATTCCTCTTTCATGTTTGCTGTGTCTACTACTGTTAATTTACATGAAGAAAGATGTACCTAACAATCCTCCATGGCGCAGGTCCTATGTAATGTCCTCAAAGTCAAGGACTATCTCCGATATCAGCTTGCCTTTCTCTCCTCTGTAAgtgcagcttctccaaaagttCAATAGCTTGCTTGCTCATCCACCCTAGGAGCTCCGTGAAATCTTCGAGAAAGCTCCGATAAACCCAGCAGACGGTAGTTCTACAGGCAGCAAAGGAAAGCAAAAGCCCATTGACGGGGACTGCCCTATATGTTTTATGCCGCTTGATTCTTCAAACGATCAAGTTGTGTGGTGCAAGGCCGCATGCGGAAACAATATCCACAAGCTCTGTTTTGAGCAGTGGGCGGCCAGTCTGAACGGAAAGCAACTGAGATGTGTTTACTG includes:
- a CDS encoding uncharacterized protein (EggNog:ENOG410PNR8~COG:O~TransMembrane:1 (o310-328i)~BUSCO:12120at33183), which gives rise to MPGGSVYAAGSGSVSRTKRKREEYGQVDGSAPVTSPRKTKGLRTLSRNKSASDAPVSLACQPKPPAPGSKRRKRGADDGVEMVREEKRLRSFRKKPPQSYITKLTRATLQRMFIVKRQREETTRGPEETVHIVGTTGNIYKVVIGKVPTCSCPDAMKGNQCKHIVYVLCNVLKVKDYLRYQLAFLSSELREIFEKAPINPADGSSTGSKGKQKPIDGDCPICFMPLDSSNDQVVWCKAACGNNIHKLCFEQWAASLNGKQLRCVYCRTPWEDNGFDIHSLLSRATISEDGYINVAEAVGLSQERDYSTYHQPWVRRQLYPYY
- a CDS encoding uncharacterized protein (EggNog:ENOG410PNR8~COG:O~BUSCO:12120at33183) yields the protein MPGGSVYAAGSGSVSRTKRKREEYGQVDGSAPVTSPRKTKGLRTLSRNKSASDAPVSLACQPKPPAPGSKRRKRGADDGVEMVREEKRLRSFRKKPPQSYITKLTRATLQRMFIVKRQREETTRGPEETVHIVGTTGNIYKVVIGKVPTCSCPDAMKGNQCKHIVYVLCNVLKVKDYLRYQLAFLSSELREIFEKAPINPADGSSTGSKGKQKPIDGDCPICFMPLDSSNDQVVWCKAACGNNIHKLCFEQWAASLNGKQLRCVYCRTPWEDNGFDIHSLLSRATISEDGYINVAEAVGLSQERGRVSSLLFNISSALGAPTIVSLLLA